From a region of the Fusarium verticillioides 7600 chromosome 9, whole genome shotgun sequence genome:
- a CDS encoding glutathione S-transferase: MKPPSLRILSLKPYRPHIIPKQNTVRSFSSSYQFSKSISSSNIRNMGDQPDEIRLQPTKDGSFIRPDSAFRSFVSKDPDSQFPAENDRYALYLSPGCPWSHRVMIVRSLKKLDDMIDLYICSLTMGKDGWFFDDSPEAAKYGVLPKDPLYGFDTLKQLYLNANQNYEGRYTVPILWDKKTHTMVSNESSDIIRMLYTEFDHLLPEEERESHKPGRELYPEHLKDNIDEINEWVYDTVNNGVYKTGFATSQAAYEENVVKVFKSLDRLERILDDGPFLLGQHITEADIRLFPTILRFDVAYVPIFMCNLGTIRDHYPNLHLWLRRLYWDNSFRTHGAFRKTSETWIGKYKTGYANARRRILGITGPDIVPKGPLVLIHELEEGERL; encoded by the exons ATGAAACCTCCATCTTTACGTATCTTGAGTCTCAAGCCATACAGGCCGCATATCATCCCAAAGCAGAATACCGTCCGATCCTTTTCTTCGAGTTATCAATTCTCCAAAAGCATTTCTTCCTCGAACATCAGAAACATGGGTGACCAG CCAGATGAGATCAGGCTCCAGCCAACCAAGGACGGCTCTTTCATTCGACCCGACAGCGCCTTTCGCAGTTTCGTATCAAAAGACCCAGATTCTCAGTTCCCCGCTGAGAATGATCGCTATGCACTCTATCTCAGCCCAGGATGTCCATGG TCTCATCGCGTCATGATCGTGAGAAGTCTCAAGAAACTCGACGATATGATCGACCTGTATATCTGCTCACTCACTATGGGCAAAGATGGTTGGTTTTTCGATGACAGCCCAGAAGCAGCCAAGTATGGTGTACTCCCCAAGGATCCACTATATGGCTTCGACACATTGAAGCAACTATATCTCAATGCCAACCAAAATTATGAGGGTCGCTACACCGTGCCCATCCTTTGGGATAAGAAGACTCACACCATGGTCAGCAACGAGTCCAGTGACATCATTCGGATGCTCTACACGGAGTTCGACCACCTTCTTCCGGAGGAAGAGCGTGAAAGTCACAAACCCGGACGCGAACTCTACCCAGAGCACTTGAAAGATAATATCGATGAAATCAACGAATGGGTCTACGACACTGTCAACAATGGCGTATACAAGACAGGATTTGCCACGTCTCAAGCTGCATATGAAGAAAATGTCGTAAAGGTCTTCAAGTCACTCGATCGACTCGAAAGAATCCTCGACGACGGTCCCTTTCTTCTCGGTCAGCACATTACCGAGGCTGATATCCGTCTCTTCCCAACCATTCTTCGTTTTGACGTTGCGTACGTTCCTATCTTCATGTGCAATCTTGGAACCATCAGGGATCACTATCCGAACTTGCATCTCTGGTTGAGGAGACTTTACTGGGACAATAGCTTCAGAACTCATGGCGCGTTTCGAAAGACATCGGAGACTTGGATTGGGAAGTACAAGACTGGTTATGCAAATGCTAGACGAAGGATTCTTGGTATCACTGGGCCGGACATTGTCCCCAAGGGTCCTCTGGTGTTGATTCACGAGTtggaagagggagagaggcTTTAG